A single window of Streptomyces aquilus DNA harbors:
- a CDS encoding VOC family protein: MTVQLNHTIVAAHDQQASARFLADILGLEVGPQYGPFIPVEIPNGVTLDFMEASGDITPQHYAFLVSEDDFDTIFGRIEKRGLTYWADPFHRQRGEINHNDGGRGTYFDDPNGHNLEILTRPYGSGG; this comes from the coding sequence ATGACTGTTCAGCTGAACCACACCATCGTCGCCGCACACGACCAGCAGGCGTCGGCCCGGTTCCTCGCCGACATCCTGGGACTGGAAGTGGGCCCGCAGTACGGTCCCTTCATCCCCGTCGAGATACCCAACGGAGTGACCCTGGACTTCATGGAGGCGTCCGGGGACATCACGCCGCAGCACTACGCGTTCCTGGTGTCGGAGGACGACTTCGACACGATCTTCGGCCGTATCGAGAAGCGGGGTCTGACGTACTGGGCGGACCCGTTCCACCGACAGCGGGGCGAGATAAACCACAACGACGGCGGCCGCGGCACGTACTTCGACGACCCGAACGGCCACAACCTGGAGATCCTGACCAGGCCCTACGGCAGTGGCGGCTGA
- a CDS encoding GntR family transcriptional regulator: protein MPRPAPYFAVADALRARILAGEWAVGGRLPSRARLAEEYGVGRNVTQRAVDRLIAEGLLEGRAGSGTYLRTPRERLRMVRSRYRGRAVPEERGRANSWDAHSETGVPASEAIAERLAIAPGDLCVTTHYEFLADGRPVQLSQSWEPLALTDGTPVMLPERGPLAGRGVVARMRSIGVQVETVVELPRPARATPAQAHLLGIGAGDLVLLIERTLYDTTGRPVETADMVIPDGCREVVYEFKADAR, encoded by the coding sequence ATGCCCCGACCAGCGCCCTACTTCGCCGTGGCCGACGCGCTGCGGGCGCGGATTCTCGCGGGGGAGTGGGCCGTCGGCGGGCGGCTTCCGTCGCGTGCGCGACTCGCCGAGGAGTACGGCGTCGGGCGCAACGTGACGCAGCGGGCCGTGGACCGGCTGATCGCCGAGGGGCTGCTGGAGGGCCGGGCCGGCTCCGGGACGTACCTCCGCACACCCCGCGAACGCCTGCGGATGGTCCGCTCCCGGTACCGTGGGCGTGCCGTGCCGGAGGAGCGCGGCAGGGCCAACTCCTGGGACGCGCACAGCGAGACGGGCGTCCCCGCGTCCGAGGCGATCGCCGAGCGGCTGGCCATCGCCCCCGGCGACCTCTGCGTCACCACGCACTACGAGTTCCTCGCCGACGGCCGCCCCGTCCAACTCTCCCAGTCCTGGGAGCCGTTGGCCCTCACGGACGGAACGCCGGTCATGCTGCCCGAGCGGGGTCCACTGGCCGGCCGGGGCGTGGTGGCGCGGATGCGCTCCATCGGCGTACAGGTCGAGACCGTCGTAGAACTGCCGCGCCCGGCTCGCGCGACCCCGGCGCAGGCGCATCTGCTGGGGATCGGGGCCGGGGACCTGGTGCTCCTGATCGAACGGACCCTCTACGACACCACCGGACGCCCGGTGGAGACCGCCGACATGGTCATCCCGGACGGATGCCGGGAAGTGGTGTACGAGTTCAAGGCCGATGCCCGGTGA
- a CDS encoding MFS transporter produces MTAPSTPAASGLLRDPGFRRLFAATALGQLGDRVLFLALPLVAIVALRADEFQVGLLTAMTTAGSLLVGLPAGAWVDRMRKRPVVIGTDLARALALSTIPVAWWAGVLTVWWLYAVALVHGVLTVFFDVAYVSWLPRLVGRERLVEGNSRLSAIRSVTSIGGPALAGPLIGAVGAPATLVVSAAGMAVSGLLATGIRTREPRPVPREHPRLGREIREGVRFVLDHPALRATVLGDAVFNLSLVMYQTMLMVHLAREVGLASFGVGLVLSGMGCGALLGALSAGRVAARVGQGRVIWLAPLVTCPLTALMPMARPGWSVYVAALGLAALSLGGVVRVVAQSSLQQALTPDHLLGRMSATARFVSWGGIPLGGLLGGATGSAVGPAATLWIGATGMTLSALPACLWSLRGGKGALGRQ; encoded by the coding sequence GTGACCGCACCGTCCACCCCGGCTGCCTCCGGGCTGCTCCGTGATCCGGGCTTCCGGCGTCTGTTCGCCGCCACCGCCCTGGGGCAGCTCGGCGATCGCGTCCTCTTCCTGGCGCTGCCGCTGGTCGCGATCGTGGCGTTGCGGGCGGACGAGTTCCAGGTCGGACTGCTGACCGCCATGACCACGGCGGGCTCACTCCTGGTGGGGCTGCCCGCGGGAGCGTGGGTGGACCGGATGCGGAAACGGCCGGTGGTGATCGGCACCGATCTGGCCAGGGCGCTGGCCCTGTCGACGATCCCGGTGGCGTGGTGGGCGGGCGTGCTGACCGTCTGGTGGCTCTACGCGGTGGCCCTCGTGCACGGGGTGCTGACGGTCTTCTTCGATGTCGCGTACGTCAGTTGGCTGCCGCGGCTGGTGGGGCGCGAACGGCTCGTCGAGGGGAACTCGCGGCTCTCCGCGATCCGTTCGGTGACCAGCATCGGCGGTCCGGCGCTGGCGGGACCGCTCATCGGCGCGGTGGGCGCGCCCGCGACGCTGGTGGTGAGTGCGGCGGGCATGGCCGTGTCGGGGCTGCTGGCGACGGGCATCCGGACCCGCGAACCGAGGCCGGTGCCTCGTGAACACCCGCGGCTGGGACGGGAGATCAGGGAGGGCGTGAGATTCGTCCTGGACCATCCCGCCCTGCGCGCGACCGTCCTCGGGGACGCCGTCTTCAACCTCTCCCTGGTCATGTACCAGACCATGCTGATGGTCCACCTCGCACGGGAGGTGGGCCTCGCCTCCTTCGGCGTCGGCCTGGTCCTGTCCGGGATGGGGTGCGGTGCGCTGCTGGGCGCGCTGTCGGCCGGGAGGGTCGCGGCGCGCGTGGGGCAGGGACGGGTCATCTGGCTGGCACCCCTGGTGACCTGCCCCCTGACGGCCCTGATGCCGATGGCGAGACCGGGGTGGAGCGTGTACGTGGCGGCGTTGGGTCTCGCGGCGCTCTCCCTGGGCGGGGTCGTCCGTGTCGTGGCGCAGTCGAGCCTCCAACAGGCGCTGACTCCGGACCACTTGCTGGGCCGGATGAGCGCGACGGCCCGCTTCGTGTCCTGGGGCGGCATTCCGCTGGGCGGGCTGCTGGGAGGGGCGACGGGCTCGGCCGTCGGTCCGGCGGCCACGCTGTGGATCGGCGCGACGGGGATGACGCTGAGCGCGCTTCCCGCCTGCCTGTGGTCACTCCGGGGTGGGAAAGGGGCGCTCGGGCGGCAGTAG
- the msrA gene encoding peptide-methionine (S)-S-oxide reductase MsrA gives MLFGRTPVLPTAEQALKGRPEPLYRLPDHHTVLGTPLLGPYPEGLEIADFGLGCFWGAERKFWQLPAGVYTTLVGYQGGHTENPTYEEVCSGLTGHTEVVRVVFDPAVLPYDRLLRTFWESHDPTQGFRQGNDVGTQYRSAIHTHTPAQAETALSSRDTYQKALTASGHHRTITTEILPTEGRPFYAAEAYHQQYLDKNPAGYCGIGGTGVSCPVGVVEAGR, from the coding sequence ATGCTGTTCGGCCGTACGCCCGTCCTGCCCACCGCCGAACAGGCGCTGAAGGGCCGCCCCGAGCCGCTGTACCGTCTCCCCGACCACCACACCGTGCTCGGCACCCCGCTCCTGGGCCCCTACCCCGAGGGCCTGGAGATCGCCGACTTCGGCCTGGGCTGCTTCTGGGGAGCCGAGCGCAAGTTCTGGCAGCTCCCGGCCGGTGTGTACACGACCCTGGTCGGCTACCAGGGCGGCCACACCGAGAACCCCACCTACGAGGAGGTGTGTTCGGGCCTCACCGGCCACACGGAGGTGGTCCGCGTGGTCTTCGACCCCGCCGTCCTGCCCTACGACCGTCTCCTGAGGACCTTCTGGGAATCCCACGACCCCACCCAGGGCTTCCGCCAGGGCAACGACGTGGGCACCCAGTACCGCTCGGCGATCCACACCCACACCCCCGCCCAGGCCGAAACGGCACTGTCCTCCCGCGACACCTACCAGAAGGCCCTGACAGCCTCGGGCCACCACCGCACGATCACCACGGAAATCCTCCCGACGGAAGGCCGCCCGTTCTACGCGGCGGAGGCGTATCACCAGCAGTACCTCGACAAGAACCCGGCGGGATACTGCGGCATCGGCGGGACCGGGGTGTCGTGTCCCGTAGGGGTGGTCGAGGCCGGTCGGTGA
- a CDS encoding SDR family oxidoreductase yields MTTTPILVTGGTGTLGSHAVPLLRAAGRTVRVLSRRERLGADGIEYVTGDLMTGEGIDAALAGVGTVLHLAGGPKGDDEATRTLVRAARAAGVRHLVYISVIGADRVPLAWLRTKLDAERAIADSGIPWTTLRAAQFHDLTLTMIEKMTKLPVLPVPGGLRLQPVDSAEVAARLVELTLGEPAGLVPDMAGPEVHDIAELARPYRELRGARGRLRVPVRIPGKAGKAYRAGANLTLEGAEKGKRTWEEFLAERV; encoded by the coding sequence ATGACGACGACACCCATCCTGGTCACCGGCGGCACGGGCACCCTGGGCAGCCACGCGGTCCCGCTGCTGCGGGCGGCGGGTCGCACGGTGCGGGTCCTCAGCCGCCGTGAGCGCCTGGGCGCGGACGGGATCGAGTACGTCACCGGCGACCTGATGACGGGCGAGGGCATCGACGCCGCACTGGCCGGTGTCGGCACGGTCCTCCACCTCGCCGGCGGCCCCAAGGGCGACGACGAGGCGACCCGCACCCTGGTACGGGCGGCCCGCGCGGCCGGCGTACGGCACCTCGTCTACATCTCGGTCATCGGCGCGGACCGCGTCCCCCTGGCCTGGCTGCGCACCAAGCTGGACGCGGAGCGGGCGATCGCCGACTCGGGCATCCCCTGGACGACCCTGCGGGCGGCCCAGTTCCACGACCTGACCCTGACGATGATCGAGAAGATGACGAAGCTCCCCGTCCTGCCGGTACCGGGCGGCCTGCGCCTCCAGCCGGTCGACTCGGCGGAAGTGGCGGCGAGGCTGGTCGAGTTGACGCTGGGCGAACCGGCGGGGCTGGTCCCGGACATGGCGGGCCCGGAGGTCCACGACATCGCCGAGCTGGCTCGTCCGTATCGCGAACTGCGGGGCGCGCGTGGCCGGTTGCGGGTGCCGGTCCGGATCCCGGGGAAGGCCGGGAAGGCGTATCGGGCGGGCGCGAACCTCACGCTGGAAGGGGCGGAGAAGGGCAAGCGGACGTGGGAGGAGTTCCTGGCGGAGCGGGTCTGA
- a CDS encoding DUF4291 domain-containing protein, which yields MEVPQHQIRAVHTPSTVTVYQAYSPAIGLPAARDGRFPAAWKRDRMTWIKPSFLWMMYRCGWGTKEGQETVLAVEVTRDGFEWALRNSCLSSYVREVHPDRATWQRQLKRSPARVQWDPERDLRLRPLPYRSLQLGLSGEAARRYADEWTVAIRDVTPLAHEIHALVSNGELESAARLLPPERPFPTPE from the coding sequence ATGGAAGTCCCCCAGCATCAGATCCGCGCCGTCCACACGCCCTCCACCGTCACCGTCTACCAGGCCTACTCCCCCGCGATCGGCCTCCCCGCCGCCCGCGACGGGCGTTTCCCCGCGGCCTGGAAGCGTGACCGTATGACCTGGATCAAGCCCAGCTTCCTGTGGATGATGTACCGCTGCGGATGGGGCACCAAGGAAGGCCAGGAGACCGTCCTGGCCGTGGAGGTCACCCGCGACGGCTTCGAGTGGGCGCTACGGAACTCGTGCCTGTCGAGCTACGTCCGCGAGGTTCACCCCGACCGGGCCACCTGGCAACGGCAGTTGAAGCGCTCCCCGGCCCGCGTCCAGTGGGACCCCGAGCGGGATCTACGGCTGCGGCCACTGCCGTACCGATCCTTGCAGCTCGGCCTTTCCGGCGAGGCCGCCCGCCGCTACGCCGACGAGTGGACGGTGGCCATCCGTGACGTGACACCGCTCGCCCATGAGATCCACGCACTGGTCAGCAACGGCGAGCTGGAGTCGGCGGCGCGGCTACTGCCGCCCGAGCGCCCCTTTCCCACCCCGGAGTGA